Proteins encoded within one genomic window of Callithrix jacchus isolate 240 chromosome 11, calJac240_pri, whole genome shotgun sequence:
- the PRR15 gene encoding proline-rich protein 15: protein MADSGGAGSSGPWWKSLTNSRKKSKESAVGVQPPAQPAPGEPTPPAPPSPEWTSSSRENQHPNLLGGAGEPPRPDKLYGDKSGNSRRNLKISRSGRFKEKRKVRATLLPEGGRSPEEAGFPGDPHEDKQ, encoded by the coding sequence ATGGCTGACAGCGGCGGTGCGGGCAGCTCCGGCCCCTGGTGGAAATCGCTCACTAACAGCAGGAAGAAAAGCAAGGAATCCGCGGTCGGGGTGCAGCCTCCGGCCCAGCCTGCTCCCGGGGAGCCCACGCCACCTGCGCCACCCAGCCCGGAATGGACCAGCAGCTCCCGGGAGAACCAGCACCCCAATCTCCTTGGGGGCGCCGGCGAGCCCCCCAGGCCAGACAAGTTGTACGGGGACAAATCCGGCAACAGCCGCCGCAATTTGAAGATCTCGCGCTCCGGCCGCtttaaagagaagaggaaagtgcGTGCCACACTGCTCCCAGAGGGGGGCAGGTCCCCGGAGGAGGCGGGTTTCCCTGGTGACCCCCACGAAGACAAGCAATAG